The Solanum lycopersicum chromosome 2, SLM_r2.1 DNA window attgagTCTTTATAGTACGTTTAATAGTATCGTGGATATGCATGATAAATACTTttcctttttggaagacttttggtggaaataaattattttgtagcGCACTAAttacttgaaaaataataaacttcAAGAAATCTTATAGCTTGTTTGCCAAAATCTTAAAATCAgtatattgtattttgtttctatgctattttttaaagatagtaattttttagttaaaagtaatttttatttgatcaaaaaatgcttttacaaaaatatttttaatgtaattagAGTCTATTTGAATTGACTTTTGACTTTTTTGCCTTATAAACCAAACTAGTGTTGATAagttagaaattttaaattgtgaCTTCAATGTAAAAATCAAGTGCTTATAAATATTGTACAAGTTCATTCAAATAATCtgatttaaaaacatttaaaataagttaatttcaATCAACTATCGGTATTTGAACAAATTTTTAGAAGTGTATTTAAATGTAACAACGTCCTTTTATCAACCAAGCTTATAATAATAGATTATCCCAAACCACAACTAAACTAAGACATGAAAGAAaacatgtagatatatataGCAAATAGATTGACAATAAGCTTTATCGCCCCGCCGTAGCTCTTTACAGCTTTAAGCGTGCACACTCATTTTccttataatattaattagagTAACCATAATATATAAGGTTCTCTTTCTCAAGCTCAAAAAACATCtttattaaaacataaataaattaaaaatggcatgtaaaatcaaatcataaattTCTCACAACTCATACTCCTCGTGATCCATGAGAATCCATTTTCCATTTTCTTGTTGAACCATCCCATTGTGCTTCTCGACCCACCAAGCTCCAGGTACCAAATGTTCATCTTTTAGAATGTCCCATATCCTGTTTACTAGTGCGAGATCGCGATTCACCTCCAGTTTAAAACCATCTAAAGGTCCGATTCCTTGCGTACCATCAATTCCGTGCAAATAACCTTCCAAATTATGCCTAGTGTGTGGGTCCCCAGGATTCAATTTCAAATAAGGGGATTTTGTGGTGTCAATTATTATCTCCTGCCCAACGTCGAAATACCCAATCGGTGGGTATTTTGGTACAATATCTAATAAATTATCAATTCTCATGATGTGAAGGTTTTTCAATTTGTTAAATGTGTTCACAAAATTGACATCTCCAACTTTAGGACTTGCAAATACAAAAGCTGTCACTGGAAACTCCTTGCCTTCACTTGTTTTATTGATTCCATTGAAAGCTATGTCAACTGCATTTAGAGTTGCCAGGGATGCACCTAGGCTATGTCCAGCCACTGTTATACTCACCTCGTCGTCCTTGTATTCCTCAACCAATCTTTTCACTTCTTCAAGTACCTGAAAACGcgaatatttttactaatttataataataaactttAAACAGTCAGGATTTAAAATTTACCTGGTCTCTAGCGCTAGTTTTATTAAACTTTGATCGTTCACTTTCTGATGTATAAATGTTGTAGAAGCCATGATGCACCAATGGTTGGGTTAAAGGAAGTAAACCTCCTTTACCAAATACTTCTGGTGCTGGAATTAGTAAAAATTGAAGGTCATTAACCCACTCCAGTGTCTGAATTGTTCCTCTCCAAGCAATCACAATATCTCTTCTTCCTAATGAAACTTTACCCTCATCAGTAGCCACAGCAATATATCCCATAAAATTTGATTCCTTACTCCATGCTTCTCTCGACAATGATTTCGTTATGAAAGCATCAGGAAGTGGAATAGATGAGGTAGCATAGAAATATTTAGTTACGCGATACTTTGATGGATCAAGGCCAGCCTTAGAAAAAAGATTTTCCATCGAGTATCTACTAGCTCCTGCATATTTCGATGCTTTTTCTGTAATGAAAGTGTCATAAGTTACATGAGCTAATTCTCCGtattgaatgatgtatttaCGAAGATCAACATCCAATGGGTTTAATAGCCCCTCCCATTTGTTTTTCCCACTAAGTTCCTCCCATTTATCAGCCATGctagacatttttttttctctctttgtttttacttgGTATGTTCTTATCATTTAGCCAATGTATTTATAGAGAAGAAAACTCGTTTCCTCTATtctataaaatgataaaataatcttaattcctcaattaattaattaaatgaccaAGCAATTATTAAATACCCTTCGTTGTACCACCAAACTTTcacttattaaatatatataaaataaaatagtagatGATTTTATCTACTCACGTTTTAATTAATCGATGATGGTAGATATATACCGAACTTTAGCCATACTACTAGATATAGGAGTGTGTCCGTGCTAGTACGGGTCtaatagatattattttttatattttaatttatgtgatacagataaaatttgaagatttaaTTAAGATTTACATTGGAATTGttaattataatgatttaattatttaaaaataatatgcattACTTCCTTTATCCAAATTGAAGTATACAAACAGAATTTCAAGAGTCAATCAAACTGTTTATATGCTTTATGTTTATTGTTttgatttcttatatttttttaatgtaatttgtaAATAGTATATGCTACTTTTTTAATGACCATACTGtcctcaaaattatttttaaagatcACATGTCCCATTTATCATATAGTAGAAAGTAGAATCCATATACTACTGCAGTCCCACTGTAGCTGATCATCCTCTCAGATCAGCTACTGATCATCGTCTTAGTAAGCTATGCCTCACCAACTAATCAGACGCGAGCCCCTTCTCGGACGATTGCTCCTTTTGCTCCTTAGATTGCGGGGTATTAGCAGTCGTTTCCAGGTGTTGTTTCCCTCCCATGGACAAGTTCTTACGTGTTACCTACCCTTCCGCCATTGAAAACATCCATTTTTTGTGTTTTCCGTCCAAATTGCATGTATTAATTAAGCATGCCGCCACCATTCATGTCAGGATCGAACTCTCCATGAGATTTATAGTTGCATTACTTCTTTGTTTGTAAACAAAGCGGATTCGGAATTAATTAACAAAACATAACTAACTTCGGAGATTTTGAAGTAGTAACTTTTTTTTCTGTGTTACTGATGCAAGGGGTATGTTTGTCTTACTGAATTTGCTTGGATTTGTGTTTAATTCATTCgattgcaatttttttatattcatttgagagtttgatttgatttgaaaaaaattagaactcaaacataaatttttaattttaaaacataagaaatacTATCAACTCTGCCATGATTCCcatgattaatttaattaccTTATGTTTGAAATCAAGGAGTGTAATTTTCTATCTAGAACTgttgttttatctttttgtgtacttttttagtaattatatttaatagaaTACGAGCCAAAAGAACATTTCAAAATGGACCAACCTAATGTACACTAGTTTTGTGTGTGGTAGGTTTACATTAAACGGTGAGCTTCAAATCCCAATAGGCCAATACTATCGAATCTATCCACCTAgtattttccatttttaattggTAACTCAACTGTTTCTATCGtccatattaaataaattattggaaacttttttcttaatttaaaatgaattagatatttttttttaaaaaaaatttattaattatctttttaatatttattttgaactttatatttttcaatttatatgatatattcttttagttagttaaaaaaatatttttatatatgatagtactaatttaactttaaaattcgaacaaaaaaaatagtcttCTTAAATTGATATTCAATTAAACATCTCTCATTACATATTAGTTGATCACCTTACTAAAAATAGTTTTCTCATATTAGTTAACCACATGTAATAATAAATAGTTGTCTTGTATTAGTTGATCGCCTTACTAAAATCAAaagaacattaattaaatatttttttaattaatttattatgttttgcCATAAAATTCTGACGATGAAGTGGTTGGCAATAGATTAAGAATGCTCAGCCTaactttattcaattttatttgtttctatAATTCTATCTATTTGTCTCTCACAATTTAAATGCTAAGAAACGTGATTGACAGCGACCATAAAAGTGTGCATCATGAGAAACGAAATAGTAATTAACTATTACCAATCATTTAACCTTATTATAAAAAGCATTTAATCACTAGTTATTAATTGGTGGTATAATGACTATTTACTTTTTTAAGATTATgtagtttttatttaaaataaaagtcaaacTATGCAAAGTAAAAAGAAGATTGAAATTGTGTCTTGAATATTGATGCATGAAATTAACAAAGTCAAATTTCCTTGtgaattaaaatcaaaatcaaatttcattatttaatttccTTTTCAACTTACTAAACTTAAAAAGTTATAACGTTTTGAAAACAAGTTTTTTCATTTTCCACACACAATCCAAAGTATATCTTTTATTATTCTGAGAATTTTATAATAACTCAGTTatcaatcaatattcaatatcTTACACTATAGTCCCTTTTCTTTCATTAAttttgtaataataaaataaggctaaaattataagttttatattttcccACACCCTTTCTGTTTTtacttctattttaattttgctTTTACCCCTTTCTAAGATTCTctatccctttttttttcattcttgataatttgaattttactattttagtaTTAGAAAGTTAGGGTTCTTATCATTCTAGCAATTCTCTCTTGTTAGTCCGTTGTATTTGACACATAAGTAAAAAGTAGtattattcaataaatatttaataaataacttaGATAGATATTATGAATTTAAAGGTGGAAGGTTGGGATAGGAGGTGtgagaatataaataaatttattttcttaagtagaaaggtcatttttcctcattttaaaataaatttattttcttagactaaatatatttcaaaatcttttatcaataaaattaaaaaaagttgaaaaacatcttctatttctttttctccCTGTTGAACGCATCTAAAGCAAGTTCTCTTTTTCCCACTTAATTAAGTTTATCTTAAAGAAACTTTTGCGAGGAAAAAAACGAGTACTAtttctcattaaaaaaattggttaatcagtatgactattataatatttaatgtcAAGATTTCACAGTTAATGAGAGTATGAGACAGTGGAACGATCCTTATCTAATTAATACTCtgatatgaatatgattatattgtcAATCATtgacatattaaaaatatatataaaattcccCGTCTAACCTATACATTTAAGTCTCGTTCGAACTATTGGCACAAGCAAAATAATCATAAGTTCATTACAATCAAGCTTGGCCCAAATTTATGTGACCCGTGTCCGATCCATGAATAATTTAATGGGCCTGTGCATGAGATGATTTACTGACGGGCCACATTTGCAGCCCAAATCAACCCGTGATTTTGGACGGCCCAAATCAGCCTAGGAATCGCCCTTCCCAATAAGTTATGAAACAAGAGGATGTGGGCTTAATCTATTTCATCTAGGTTAACTTTGAGTGTGTTAGCaacttttcatttatttgttgaaaatagtttttttgtCCCACTAAAAAACGAATAATATCTACGTATATTCCATTATTTTTTACCTCATTATGAGATTATATAAGATTATTATCGTAATCTTGCTGAAATTAGTTGTCATATCAATTTAGGTAAGTAACGTGAACAAATATGATAGGCTTGAAAATAGAACCACGTCATTCTTGaaaaatcattaacaaagaaaatgaagtgTCTCGTGTTATTAAGTTTGAAAATCTTTGTAAGTCACATAAATCATGAATCTATTGAGTAAGTTCCTTAAATGGTCATCCAATTAAAGGAAATAACtcaataaaatttctttttaggtTATCTACTCAGTGTTCATAGTGTATATTgaagttttaattaaatttgaattgcaTATTACATGTTAAATTTGGGATAGCTCtcctaataaatttatttccaTTCAGGGCTCAAAATCGAAATCTCTAGTTAAAGGTGAAATGCAAAAAAGTTATTCATGCATTATTTGGGATAACAAAGTCATCTAATTTATAACAACAAAATCACCCGAcacatgttttatatatatatatatatatttatttatttatttattta harbors:
- the LOC101268830 gene encoding phospholipase A1-IIgamma, whose protein sequence is MIRTYQVKTKREKKMSSMADKWEELSGKNKWEGLLNPLDVDLRKYIIQYGELAHVTYDTFITEKASKYAGASRYSMENLFSKAGLDPSKYRVTKYFYATSSIPLPDAFITKSLSREAWSKESNFMGYIAVATDEGKVSLGRRDIVIAWRGTIQTLEWVNDLQFLLIPAPEVFGKGGLLPLTQPLVHHGFYNIYTSESERSKFNKTSARDQVLEEVKRLVEEYKDDEVSITVAGHSLGASLATLNAVDIAFNGINKTSEGKEFPVTAFVFASPKVGDVNFVNTFNKLKNLHIMRIDNLLDIVPKYPPIGYFDVGQEIIIDTTKSPYLKLNPGDPHTRHNLEGYLHGIDGTQGIGPLDGFKLEVNRDLALVNRIWDILKDEHLVPGAWWVEKHNGMVQQENGKWILMDHEEYEL